One region of Chryseobacterium sp. SORGH_AS_0447 genomic DNA includes:
- a CDS encoding SDR family NAD(P)-dependent oxidoreductase, protein METKKVWFVTGASKGLGFELVKKLLSEGFRVAATSRTVASLTNSFGETSENFLPLAMNITDNEDVKLSLAKTVEHFGNVDVIVNNAGYGQLGTLEELTDKEAKANFEVNVFGSLNVIRNAMPYLREQQSGNIFNISSIGGYAGNFPGWGIYCSTKFAVAGFTEALAEEARPFGIHATVVYPGYFRTDFLTQDSAKIPARSIEAYESARNSEQAHLNEINGNQPNDPVKAADALIALSKEQNPPVHFLLGIETHEFLNHKINAITNDAKAWEHLTNSTAI, encoded by the coding sequence ATGGAAACAAAAAAAGTATGGTTCGTTACAGGAGCCTCAAAAGGATTGGGATTCGAATTGGTTAAAAAATTATTGTCAGAAGGATTCCGGGTGGCAGCCACCAGCCGTACCGTCGCTTCTTTAACCAATTCTTTTGGAGAAACTTCAGAAAACTTTTTACCGCTGGCCATGAACATTACCGACAACGAAGACGTAAAATTGTCCCTTGCCAAAACCGTTGAACATTTTGGAAACGTTGATGTTATTGTCAACAATGCAGGTTATGGCCAGTTGGGAACGCTGGAGGAACTAACCGATAAGGAAGCAAAAGCCAATTTTGAGGTGAATGTTTTCGGAAGCCTGAATGTAATCCGGAATGCGATGCCGTATCTGCGCGAACAGCAATCAGGAAATATCTTCAATATTTCTTCGATTGGCGGATATGCCGGGAACTTTCCGGGCTGGGGAATTTACTGTTCTACCAAATTTGCCGTGGCCGGATTTACCGAAGCTTTGGCAGAAGAAGCCAGGCCATTCGGAATTCATGCTACGGTAGTTTATCCGGGATATTTCCGTACGGATTTCCTGACCCAGGATTCTGCAAAGATCCCTGCCCGATCTATTGAAGCATATGAATCGGCGAGAAATTCGGAACAGGCTCACCTTAATGAAATCAACGGAAATCAGCCGAACGATCCGGTAAAAGCCGCAGATGCATTAATCGCATTAAGCAAAGAACAAAATCCGCCGGTTCATTTCCTGCTGGGGATTGAAACCCACGAGTTTCTGAATCATAAGATTAATGCCATCACCAACGATGCCAAGGCCTGGGAACATCTGACCAATTCTACAGCTATTTAA
- a CDS encoding NAD(P)H-quinone oxidoreductase, whose product MEAIVITKSGGPEVLALKEYPTPEISGDQVLIEVKAAGLNRLDVFQREGNYPAPAGVPDDILGLEIAGTVVQCGPDVTDFKTGDQVCALLEGGGYAEFVSVREGQCLPVPEGLGFAEAASLPETVFTVWSNIFQRGNLQPGETLLLHGGNSGIGITGIQIAHALGSKVIVTVGSEEKGKTCLDLGADLYINYKTQNFEEELQNEGVDVILDMIGGEYLAKNINILKPDGRLVHINAIDRSETSLDIKKVMTKRLTITGSTLRSRGYEFKKQLAKEVKKYVWPLIESKQFKPVIFRTFSFSEASEAHRLLENGTHTGKIILVR is encoded by the coding sequence ATGGAAGCAATAGTAATTACAAAATCCGGGGGACCGGAGGTGTTAGCATTAAAAGAATATCCAACGCCCGAAATATCAGGAGATCAGGTATTGATAGAAGTAAAAGCAGCAGGACTTAACCGTCTGGATGTTTTTCAGCGTGAAGGAAATTATCCGGCCCCTGCTGGTGTTCCTGACGATATTTTAGGGTTGGAAATCGCCGGAACAGTAGTTCAATGCGGACCGGATGTAACCGATTTTAAAACCGGTGATCAAGTCTGCGCTCTTTTGGAAGGCGGCGGTTATGCGGAATTTGTCAGCGTTCGTGAAGGTCAGTGCCTTCCGGTTCCTGAAGGGCTGGGTTTTGCAGAAGCGGCAAGTTTACCTGAAACCGTATTTACCGTCTGGTCGAATATTTTTCAGAGGGGAAATCTTCAGCCCGGAGAAACACTTCTGCTTCACGGAGGAAACAGCGGCATCGGCATTACCGGAATTCAGATTGCTCATGCTTTAGGCTCGAAAGTAATTGTCACCGTCGGCTCCGAAGAAAAAGGTAAAACCTGTCTCGATCTGGGAGCGGATTTATACATCAATTATAAAACTCAGAATTTTGAAGAGGAACTGCAAAATGAAGGAGTGGATGTAATTCTGGATATGATTGGCGGCGAATATTTAGCCAAAAATATCAATATCTTAAAACCTGACGGAAGACTTGTTCACATCAATGCAATAGATAGAAGCGAGACCAGCCTCGACATCAAGAAAGTAATGACAAAACGTTTAACGATTACCGGAAGCACACTCCGCAGCAGAGGATACGAATTCAAAAAACAACTCGCAAAAGAAGTTAAGAAGTATGTCTGGCCGTTGATCGAATCGAAACAATTCAAGCCTGTGATATTTCGGACTTTTTCTTTTTCAGAAGCTTCCGAAGCACACCGATTACTGGAAAACGGGACGCATACCGGTAAAATCATTCTGGTAAGATAA
- a CDS encoding zinc-dependent alcohol dehydrogenase, which produces MLAMNFRGSFRVRADRNMPEPQIEHPEDAIVRVLRSCICGSDLHLYHGLVPDTRVGTTFGHEFIGEVVEIGSSVQKLKVGDKVMVPFNIACGKCAFCKQELYGNCHESNPMATAVGGIFGYSHTAGGYQGGQAEYARVPYADVGPTVIPEWMDPDDAVLLTDVVPTGYQAAEMAGIQTGDTVVIFGAGPIGIMAAKSAWLFGAGRVIVIDELEYRLDFVAKYAQCEAYNFNSIGDPVVFIKTQTDSLGADVCIDAVGCEAKGNLTNTILGTKLLLQGGSTTALHWAINSVKKGGIVSVVGVYGPTDALVPIGNVVNKGITIRANQASVKRHLPKLIEHVKNGILDPKQIITHRVPLEEVADAYHIFSRKLDGCIKTVLIPPTA; this is translated from the coding sequence ATGTTAGCAATGAATTTTCGCGGATCTTTTCGCGTGCGTGCAGACCGCAATATGCCGGAACCGCAGATAGAACATCCGGAAGACGCCATCGTGCGGGTTTTAAGATCCTGCATCTGCGGCTCGGATCTGCATCTTTATCATGGCCTTGTTCCCGATACCCGTGTCGGTACTACTTTCGGCCATGAATTTATTGGGGAAGTTGTTGAAATCGGTTCCTCTGTACAAAAACTGAAAGTAGGCGATAAGGTCATGGTGCCTTTTAATATTGCCTGTGGAAAATGTGCATTTTGTAAACAGGAACTTTACGGCAATTGCCATGAGTCTAATCCAATGGCAACTGCTGTCGGAGGTATTTTTGGATACTCCCACACGGCCGGGGGTTATCAGGGCGGACAGGCAGAATATGCCCGGGTGCCTTATGCAGATGTTGGTCCAACCGTAATTCCCGAGTGGATGGATCCCGACGATGCGGTATTGCTTACCGATGTAGTACCAACGGGCTATCAGGCCGCAGAAATGGCGGGCATTCAGACAGGCGATACGGTAGTGATTTTCGGCGCCGGACCCATTGGTATTATGGCAGCCAAGTCGGCATGGCTTTTTGGCGCAGGACGAGTGATCGTGATCGATGAGCTGGAATACAGACTCGACTTTGTCGCCAAGTATGCACAATGTGAGGCTTATAATTTTAACAGCATCGGTGATCCGGTGGTCTTTATTAAAACACAAACCGATTCTCTGGGAGCAGATGTCTGCATTGATGCCGTAGGCTGCGAGGCAAAAGGAAATCTCACAAATACGATTCTGGGGACAAAGCTCCTTTTGCAGGGTGGATCTACCACCGCGCTTCACTGGGCCATCAATTCCGTGAAGAAGGGCGGGATTGTTTCTGTTGTAGGCGTCTACGGACCTACAGACGCTTTGGTACCGATCGGAAATGTAGTGAATAAAGGAATTACGATCCGTGCCAACCAGGCATCCGTGAAACGCCATTTACCCAAGCTGATTGAGCACGTAAAAAACGGCATTCTGGATCCGAAACAGATCATCACTCACCGGGTTCCGCTAGAAGAGGTAGCCGATGCCTATCATATATTTTCACGCAAGCTGGACGGCTGTATCAAAACTGTGCTTATTCCGCCAACTGCATAA
- a CDS encoding AraC family transcriptional regulator, with product MKETFRFNSISDFHAFCGLPKPEHPLISLIDYSKVQYPVNDDEMKWIQDYYSIGLKRNVNARFNYGQQQYDFDSGVLCFVSPLQFLRIEMKPDVEVEPTGYLLLIHPDFLWGSPLIKKMKSYEFFSYRINEALFLSEKEEKIIVDLFKNIEKEYQNNIDKFTQELIIAQLDLFLIYSERFYERQFLTRKKSSHELLDKFEEVLSSYFESGNLLEKGIPSVTTIADQLNISPNYLGSLLRIHTQQNTQQHIQNKLIDYAKERLSTTTLSVSEIAYELGFEHPQSFSKLFKQKVKQSPGEFRRLFN from the coding sequence ATGAAAGAAACTTTCCGTTTTAATTCCATATCCGATTTTCATGCTTTCTGTGGTCTGCCTAAGCCGGAACATCCGTTGATCAGCCTGATCGATTACAGCAAAGTGCAGTATCCTGTAAATGATGATGAAATGAAGTGGATCCAGGACTATTATTCGATTGGCTTGAAGAGAAATGTAAATGCACGGTTCAATTATGGTCAGCAGCAGTATGATTTCGATTCCGGCGTGCTGTGTTTTGTTTCTCCGCTCCAGTTTCTGCGGATTGAAATGAAACCCGATGTTGAAGTGGAACCGACCGGATATTTGCTTTTAATCCATCCCGATTTTCTCTGGGGATCTCCCCTGATCAAAAAGATGAAATCCTATGAATTTTTCAGCTACCGGATCAACGAAGCGCTTTTCCTGTCGGAGAAAGAAGAGAAAATCATTGTCGACCTGTTTAAAAACATCGAAAAAGAATACCAGAACAACATTGATAAATTTACACAAGAGTTGATCATTGCTCAGCTGGACCTGTTCCTGATTTATTCCGAACGTTTTTATGAACGCCAGTTCCTGACCCGGAAAAAATCAAGCCACGAGCTGCTTGATAAGTTTGAGGAAGTCCTTTCCAGTTATTTTGAAAGCGGAAACCTTTTGGAAAAAGGGATTCCTTCCGTAACCACCATCGCCGACCAGCTGAATATTTCGCCCAATTACCTCGGAAGTCTGCTGCGTATCCATACCCAACAAAATACCCAGCAGCATATCCAGAACAAGCTCATCGATTATGCCAAGGAACGCCTGAGCACCACTACTCTATCCGTTAGCGAAATTGCTTATGAACTGGGTTTTGAGCATCCACAGTCTTTCAGTAAGTTGTTCAAGCAGAAGGTGAAGCAGTCGCCGGGGGAATTTAGGCGGTTGTTTAATTGA
- the gldG gene encoding gliding motility-associated ABC transporter substrate-binding protein GldG: protein MKKISFKSPLGILLFVVLPLAIILAVSGIRLDLTKEKRYTLSDNTIKMLESVNKPLVVDVYLEGDFPASFKQLQGETKFMLEEFRKINPKIDFKFIDPIKTKMSKDTLMAMGMQPSMLPDIKDGKVSQIMLFPYAVVKYDKKGVSIPLVVQQTGIDADQQLTKSIENLEYNLVSNIKNIAANKRKKIGILVNQDELNPMEFQGFMQLATESYDAGPIIPKNQTELTLADIPTLKQMNALVIAKPRKAFTDGEKVILDQYIMNGGKTLWMIDAVNAEMDTLMRSQKVMPFPVDINMTDFFFNYGVRINPALVKDVKKFALLRLVTGEVSGNPQYTSLPWPYFPLGIAEKDNPITKNINPVKFEFPTSIDTLGGRKNIKTRVLFESSERTLLKQVPNYVDLKEISSVDSLGQMEKPSTPKIYAVSLEGKFNSAYASRIERKSYPGFKSTSPENKMIIIADGDVGRNKVLKGEPLPLGVDLLTNEQFGNEQFLRNALDYLLDDSNLMELRNRNIEERLLDRQRITEEKTNWQWFNLLLPLVIIGILGGLFFWLRKRKFE, encoded by the coding sequence ATGAAGAAGATATCATTTAAGTCTCCGTTAGGAATTTTACTTTTTGTTGTCCTGCCTCTGGCCATTATTCTTGCAGTTTCAGGCATCAGGCTGGATTTAACCAAAGAAAAAAGATATACGCTTTCCGATAATACTATTAAGATGCTGGAATCGGTAAACAAGCCATTGGTGGTAGATGTTTACCTGGAAGGGGATTTCCCGGCAAGCTTCAAGCAGCTGCAGGGCGAAACGAAGTTTATGCTGGAAGAATTCAGGAAAATAAATCCGAAGATCGATTTTAAATTCATTGATCCTATCAAAACCAAGATGTCGAAAGATACCCTGATGGCAATGGGCATGCAGCCTTCCATGCTTCCGGATATCAAGGATGGAAAGGTTTCCCAGATCATGCTTTTCCCATATGCGGTGGTAAAATATGATAAAAAAGGGGTTTCCATTCCATTGGTGGTTCAGCAGACAGGAATTGATGCCGATCAGCAGCTGACGAAATCCATTGAAAATTTGGAATACAACCTCGTTTCCAATATTAAAAACATTGCCGCCAACAAAAGAAAGAAAATCGGGATTCTCGTGAACCAGGACGAACTGAATCCGATGGAATTCCAGGGCTTTATGCAGCTGGCTACCGAAAGTTACGATGCCGGCCCGATTATTCCTAAAAACCAGACCGAGCTTACACTGGCAGACATTCCTACCTTAAAGCAAATGAATGCCCTGGTCATTGCAAAACCGAGAAAAGCTTTTACCGATGGTGAAAAGGTAATCCTTGATCAATACATTATGAATGGCGGAAAAACCCTTTGGATGATCGATGCTGTGAATGCCGAGATGGATACGCTGATGAGATCCCAGAAAGTAATGCCTTTCCCGGTAGACATCAACATGACCGATTTTTTCTTCAATTACGGAGTAAGAATCAATCCGGCTCTGGTAAAGGATGTAAAGAAATTTGCTTTGTTGAGGCTGGTTACCGGAGAAGTAAGCGGAAATCCGCAGTACACAAGCCTTCCGTGGCCGTATTTCCCATTGGGAATCGCAGAAAAAGATAATCCAATCACCAAAAACATTAACCCGGTAAAGTTTGAATTTCCAACTTCCATCGATACCTTGGGCGGAAGAAAGAATATTAAAACCCGCGTCCTTTTTGAATCCAGCGAACGTACCTTGCTGAAACAGGTTCCGAATTATGTAGACCTGAAAGAAATTTCAAGCGTCGACAGTCTTGGGCAGATGGAGAAACCAAGCACTCCAAAAATCTATGCGGTGTCTCTGGAAGGAAAGTTCAACTCGGCCTATGCTTCGAGAATCGAAAGAAAATCATATCCGGGTTTCAAAAGCACAAGCCCTGAAAACAAAATGATCATCATCGCCGACGGAGACGTAGGCCGAAATAAAGTCCTGAAAGGCGAACCGCTTCCGTTGGGCGTCGATCTGCTGACCAACGAACAGTTCGGAAACGAGCAGTTCCTGCGAAATGCCTTAGACTATCTTCTGGACGACAGCAACCTGATGGAACTGAGAAACCGAAACATCGAAGAAAGGCTCCTGGACCGCCAGAGAATCACCGAAGAGAAAACCAACTGGCAATGGTTTAACCTGCTGCTGCCGTTAGTCATCATCGGAATCCTGGGAGGGTTGTTCTTCTGGTTGAGGAAGAGAAAGTTTGAATAA
- a CDS encoding ABC transporter permease: MIAILKKELWSYFGNWSAWVIIAAFSLIATLFLFFFENDSNIFEIGMASLQSYFVLVPWLLMFIIPALSMKTFAEEQQTGTLNWLFSQPLKVSDLVFGKFLSVWIVGILCLIPSLIYLYTVYVLGVPEGNIDLGMTFGSYVGLIILIAAFSGVGILASSLSQNQIMAYLLGVFMCFILYFGIEQLASYKLLGGADFILQNIGFYQHFLGFTRGLIDFKDVAYFVFIIGVALVLSNHFINKKK, from the coding sequence ATGATTGCAATTTTAAAAAAAGAACTTTGGAGCTACTTCGGGAACTGGAGCGCGTGGGTGATTATCGCCGCTTTCAGCCTGATCGCGACACTGTTTCTGTTTTTTTTCGAAAACGACTCCAATATTTTTGAGATCGGGATGGCATCCTTACAGAGTTATTTCGTTTTGGTTCCCTGGCTGCTGATGTTCATCATTCCAGCGCTTTCCATGAAAACCTTTGCGGAAGAACAGCAGACCGGAACCCTGAACTGGCTTTTTTCCCAACCGCTAAAAGTTTCGGATCTCGTGTTCGGAAAGTTCCTTTCGGTATGGATCGTTGGGATTCTTTGTCTGATTCCATCACTGATCTACCTGTATACCGTGTATGTTCTGGGGGTTCCGGAAGGAAACATCGATCTTGGAATGACGTTCGGAAGCTACGTAGGATTAATTATTCTCATTGCTGCTTTTTCCGGAGTGGGAATTCTGGCGTCTTCGCTTTCCCAAAACCAGATCATGGCTTATCTGCTTGGGGTTTTCATGTGCTTTATCCTGTATTTCGGAATTGAACAGCTGGCCAGTTACAAATTATTAGGAGGGGCAGATTTCATTTTGCAGAACATAGGTTTTTATCAGCATTTCTTAGGATTTACCAGAGGGCTTATCGATTTTAAAGATGTTGCCTATTTCGTTTTCATCATTGGGGTTGCTTTAGTATTGTCCAATCATTTTATCAATAAAAAAAAGTAG
- a CDS encoding CopD family protein, producing MLYTIIKALHIIFMVSYFAGIFYLVRIFVYYKDTDEFAEDKKRILREQYTFMARRLWNIITVPAGVIMAVCGLVMIFLNTGLMKTPWFHLKLTFLVGLAVYHYWCWKKVLKLKELNGQTLETANIKLRQANEIATFILFLVVFTVILKSQVIEYWWQLIAGFFVLVFLIMMTVKLVNKNKKK from the coding sequence ATGCTTTATACCATCATCAAAGCGCTTCACATTATCTTTATGGTAAGTTATTTTGCAGGGATTTTTTACCTGGTAAGAATATTCGTGTACTATAAAGATACCGATGAATTTGCGGAAGATAAAAAACGGATCCTGAGAGAACAGTACACCTTCATGGCCCGAAGACTGTGGAACATCATTACAGTTCCGGCAGGAGTTATTATGGCTGTATGCGGGCTCGTTATGATTTTTCTGAATACCGGACTGATGAAAACGCCCTGGTTTCATCTGAAGCTGACCTTTCTTGTCGGATTGGCGGTTTACCATTACTGGTGCTGGAAAAAAGTGCTGAAATTAAAAGAATTAAATGGCCAAACTCTTGAAACGGCCAATATCAAACTTCGGCAGGCCAACGAAATCGCAACATTTATTTTATTTTTGGTCGTTTTTACCGTAATCTTAAAATCGCAGGTTATCGAATACTGGTGGCAATTAATTGCCGGATTTTTCGTTCTGGTATTTTTGATTATGATGACCGTAAAGCTGGTAAATAAGAACAAGAAAAAATAA
- the kbl gene encoding glycine C-acetyltransferase: MISEKYLENLRNELQNIENDGLYKKERIITSQQSAEIEANGKKLLNFCANNYLGLSNNPDVMKASQDMIESHGYGMSSVRFICGTQDIHKQLEQKIADFLGLEDTILYAACFDANGGVFEPLFTDEDAIISDELNHASIIDGVRLCKAARYRYKNNNMEDLEAQLIAASEKNHRFKIIVTDGVFSMDGIVADLKGVCDLADKYDALVMVDDSHATGFIGKTGRGTHEANEVMGRVDIITSTLGKALGGALGGFTSGKKEIIDMLRQRSRPYLFSNSLAPGIVGAALKVLDMISEDTSLRDKVMENAEYFRTEMKAKGFDIPDGDAAIVPVMLYDAPLAQKMAEKLMDEGIYVIGFFYPVVPKGKARIRVQLSAAHTREHLDKAIAAFEKVGKELNVIS, from the coding sequence ATGATCTCTGAAAAGTATCTTGAAAATTTACGGAACGAACTACAGAATATTGAGAATGACGGACTTTACAAAAAAGAACGGATCATCACTTCCCAGCAGAGTGCGGAAATCGAAGCCAACGGAAAGAAGCTTTTAAACTTCTGTGCCAACAATTATCTGGGATTATCCAATAACCCGGACGTAATGAAAGCTTCCCAGGATATGATCGAATCCCACGGTTACGGAATGTCTTCGGTACGTTTCATCTGCGGAACTCAGGATATCCACAAGCAGCTGGAGCAGAAGATTGCCGATTTCCTAGGTCTTGAAGATACGATTTTGTATGCCGCCTGCTTCGATGCAAACGGCGGGGTTTTCGAACCTCTGTTTACGGACGAAGATGCAATTATTTCTGATGAGTTGAATCACGCTTCGATCATCGATGGGGTTCGTCTTTGTAAAGCGGCAAGATACCGCTATAAAAACAACAATATGGAAGATTTGGAAGCACAGTTAATAGCTGCTTCCGAAAAAAATCACCGTTTTAAAATCATCGTAACGGATGGGGTTTTCTCCATGGACGGAATTGTAGCCGACCTGAAAGGGGTTTGTGACCTGGCCGATAAATATGATGCTTTGGTGATGGTGGATGATTCCCATGCTACCGGTTTTATCGGGAAAACAGGCCGCGGAACCCATGAAGCCAATGAGGTGATGGGCAGGGTAGATATTATTACTTCAACATTAGGAAAAGCGTTAGGAGGTGCCTTGGGCGGATTTACTTCCGGTAAAAAGGAGATCATCGATATGCTGAGACAGCGTTCCAGACCTTATCTGTTTTCCAATTCCTTAGCTCCCGGGATCGTAGGAGCAGCGCTGAAAGTATTGGATATGATTTCCGAAGATACTTCGCTTCGCGATAAGGTAATGGAAAACGCGGAATATTTCAGGACAGAGATGAAAGCCAAAGGATTTGATATTCCGGATGGTGATGCAGCTATTGTTCCGGTGATGCTTTACGATGCACCTTTAGCACAGAAAATGGCAGAAAAACTGATGGATGAAGGGATTTACGTAATCGGATTCTTCTATCCGGTCGTACCAAAAGGAAAAGCAAGAATCCGTGTTCAGCTATCTGCAGCACACACAAGAGAACATCTGGATAAAGCCATTGCTGCTTTTGAGAAAGTAGGAAAAGAGCTGAATGTGATTTCTTAG